From Sporohalobacter salinus, a single genomic window includes:
- the thiM gene encoding hydroxyethylthiazole kinase, translated as MEEILSRVKEKQPLVHHITNNVTVNDCANITLHWGGLPVMAYAKEEVAEMVEAAQALVLNIGTLDQSQVEAMIKAGRAAKQLGVPIIFDPVGVGATSFRTEMARRILDELQIAVIKGNQGEISILAESQGEVKGVESIGDYEGIITNAQRLAVEEDTVVVVSGAEDIVTNGEVVYKVNNGHSLLGQVVGTGCMLGSTLGVFAGVSDDYLTASLIAVTAYGTVGKIASKRSTKPASYKLAFLDSVSEMTDEKINKNQKVTKL; from the coding sequence ATGGAGGAAATCTTAAGCAGAGTTAAGGAAAAACAGCCTTTAGTACATCATATAACTAATAATGTAACTGTTAATGATTGTGCTAATATAACACTTCATTGGGGCGGCCTGCCAGTAATGGCTTATGCTAAAGAGGAAGTAGCTGAGATGGTAGAGGCAGCTCAAGCCTTGGTATTGAATATAGGGACTTTAGATCAAAGTCAGGTAGAAGCAATGATTAAGGCTGGTAGAGCTGCTAAACAATTAGGAGTTCCGATTATCTTTGATCCTGTTGGAGTTGGGGCTACTTCTTTTAGGACAGAAATGGCTCGGCGGATATTAGATGAACTTCAGATAGCAGTAATCAAAGGGAATCAAGGAGAAATAAGTATTTTAGCTGAAAGCCAAGGTGAAGTCAAAGGTGTAGAGTCTATAGGTGATTATGAGGGAATTATAACTAATGCTCAGAGATTAGCTGTAGAAGAGGATACAGTAGTGGTAGTATCTGGTGCAGAAGATATTGTAACTAATGGAGAGGTAGTTTACAAAGTCAATAATGGTCATTCATTGTTAGGTCAAGTTGTAGGTACTGGCTGTATGTTAGGTAGTACTTTAGGGGTGTTTGCAGGAGTAAGTGATGATTACTTAACGGCTAGTTTAATTGCAGTAACTGCTTATGGTACAGTAGGTAAAATAGCTAGTAAAAGATCAACTAAGCCAGCCAGTTATAAATTAGCATTTTTAGATAGTGTCAGTGAAATGACTGACGAGAAAATAAATAAGAATCAGAAGGTAACTAAACTTTAG
- the thiE gene encoding thiamine phosphate synthase, giving the protein MENWNLYLVTEEEMSAGRSTLEVVESAIAGGVDVIQLRDKEGDLSYRYKIGEKIRELTREAGIDFIVNDRVDLALALDADGVHLGQDDLPLSAARKVLGQNKLIGISVANIEEAVKAEEGGADYLGVGAIFTTESKQLKEDRKSVGLKRVKEIKSKIDIPMVAIGGLTKENSNKVISAGADSIAVISALTQAVNIQEKTEQFKAKIKETKREEKEWRKS; this is encoded by the coding sequence ATGGAAAATTGGAATTTATATTTAGTGACTGAAGAAGAAATGTCAGCAGGGAGGAGTACTTTAGAAGTAGTAGAGTCAGCCATTGCTGGTGGAGTAGATGTGATTCAACTGCGGGATAAAGAAGGTGATCTCTCTTATAGATATAAAATTGGAGAGAAAATTAGAGAATTAACTAGGGAAGCTGGAATAGATTTTATTGTCAATGATAGAGTTGATTTAGCTTTAGCTCTTGATGCTGATGGAGTACATTTAGGTCAGGATGATCTTCCATTATCAGCTGCTAGAAAAGTTTTAGGTCAGAATAAATTAATAGGGATTTCGGTGGCTAATATAGAGGAAGCTGTAAAAGCAGAAGAAGGTGGGGCTGATTACTTAGGAGTAGGTGCTATTTTTACTACTGAATCTAAGCAGTTAAAAGAGGATAGAAAATCTGTAGGATTAAAAAGAGTAAAAGAAATTAAGTCTAAAATAGATATTCCCATGGTAGCAATAGGTGGTTTAACTAAAGAAAACAGCAATAAAGTGATTTCTGCTGGGGCTGATTCTATAGCTGTGATTTCAGCTTTGACTCAAGCAGTAAATATTCAGGAGAAAACTGAGCAATTTAAGGCAAAAATTAAAGAGACAAAAAGGGAGGAAAAAGAATGGAGGAAATCTTAA
- the thiD gene encoding bifunctional hydroxymethylpyrimidine kinase/phosphomethylpyrimidine kinase has protein sequence MKQVLTIAGSDSGGGAGIQADLKTMTRFNTYGASVITAVTAQNTIGVQGVKALTSDFVVRQLDSVLQDIEFAAAKTGMLATGEIINAIVNKIEEYELTNIVVDPVLVATSGDLLLAKEAITTLKKQLIPQAKVITPNLNEAKVLVGREQTAKANLKELAEELYQFGSDYVLVKGGHSRDNIARDLLYDGNEFVEFAAKRIDTVDTHGTGCTLSAAIASNLALDYEIKEAVKRSKDFITKAIAAGCKIGEGNNPVNHLIEL, from the coding sequence ATGAAGCAGGTACTAACAATTGCAGGTTCAGATTCTGGAGGTGGTGCTGGAATTCAGGCTGATTTGAAGACAATGACCCGGTTTAATACATATGGAGCTTCTGTAATTACAGCAGTTACTGCTCAGAATACTATAGGAGTGCAAGGAGTGAAAGCTTTAACCAGTGACTTTGTGGTTAGACAGTTAGATTCTGTACTGCAGGACATTGAGTTTGCGGCAGCTAAGACGGGGATGTTAGCTACTGGAGAGATTATTAATGCTATAGTTAATAAGATAGAGGAGTATGAGTTAACTAATATAGTAGTTGATCCAGTATTGGTAGCTACTAGTGGTGATTTACTATTAGCTAAAGAAGCAATTACTACTTTAAAGAAGCAGTTGATTCCACAAGCTAAAGTAATTACTCCTAATCTAAATGAGGCTAAAGTATTGGTTGGAAGGGAACAGACAGCTAAAGCTAATCTAAAGGAATTAGCAGAGGAATTATATCAATTTGGTTCTGATTATGTTCTAGTTAAGGGAGGTCACAGCAGAGATAATATAGCTCGGGATTTATTATATGATGGTAATGAATTTGTTGAGTTTGCGGCTAAGCGAATTGATACTGTTGATACTCATGGAACTGGCTGTACATTATCAGCAGCTATAGCCAGTAATTTAGCTCTGGATTATGAGATTAAGGAAGCAGTTAAACGAAGCAAGGATTTTATTACTAAAGCGATTGCAGCAGGTTGTAAGATAGGTGAAGGTAATAATCCAGTCAATCATTTGATTGAGCTTTAG
- a CDS encoding bifunctional aconitate hydratase 2/2-methylisocitrate dehydratase encodes MNEELTQILRNYKDKVLARKEAYDLPPRPLNVKEVEGLIEGLEIDGLEKEKFTIFKSESVAKLIVRLLSEEVRRGTFPSSYVKAEGLTKVVKGEIKSDYLSSEEALKLLADMNGGAATDELINILKNGLFKEKITDILQETVLVNEQEFTKLAQMTNKEEAARKIIKSWAEREFAQDWRLKDVYQGVTIKVGDNLTTGHLSPSKRANSRTDQPLHAQYIMEGREDETDFLDRLEGLKEETDNVIFVAGSALGEGSSRKSATYTMLQILGEPVEGEPEKKAGGVVVAKSFAPIFKNSLIASGILPVECNTDDINEGDKLEIDIDNRELIINGDQELEIELPISFKLNKIAAGGMTYFDAGNELQKWAAEYCRKNGIEFDESKLPDQVCEEDEKPPQTLAQKIVGMNRLDGKDTILPGETATVQIRGVYSQDTTGPMTLDEYQSMAGGDFGAEFVVQSLCHTGECPSTEERNRHQFIDDFVTERGGVCLEPGEGIIHTIGNRFVLPTDVIVGGDSHTRTPRGVSFPAASDIVAGAMKYGKQDLTMDESVRVIFKGEPKEGITARDLVSTLVTYAKKTVGKDVYNGRIIEMEGVEFLNADERYILTNAVAERSASAGVIPSDEKTLEAIENNLEYLKSRPDSDTSPSVKNAISAIEEFLADPILLEADEDAEYAATIEIPLNEVEEPLVAKPHHPDNVAPISEVAGTELDEVFIGSCVGGDLEGIRAAARIVDSYRVPHDVNFVVSPAARDIYNRLAQDGSLAKLTAAGATIIMPGCGLCMGNKRRIGSGAVALTTTTRNYQSRIGPADSRTYLGSAYVAAMAAVLGKLPTVEEYFELLEI; translated from the coding sequence ATGAATGAAGAATTAACACAGATTTTAAGAAATTATAAAGATAAGGTCTTGGCACGTAAGGAAGCTTATGATTTGCCGCCGAGACCTTTAAACGTTAAAGAAGTTGAAGGATTAATTGAAGGGTTAGAAATTGATGGATTAGAGAAAGAAAAGTTTACGATTTTCAAGTCGGAATCAGTGGCCAAGTTAATTGTAAGGCTATTAAGTGAAGAAGTGAGAAGAGGTACTTTTCCTTCTTCTTATGTTAAAGCTGAAGGATTAACTAAGGTAGTAAAGGGTGAGATTAAATCTGATTATTTAAGCTCTGAAGAAGCTTTAAAGCTTTTAGCTGATATGAATGGTGGAGCTGCTACGGATGAGTTAATAAATATATTAAAAAACGGATTGTTTAAGGAGAAGATAACTGACATTTTACAGGAAACGGTATTAGTTAATGAGCAGGAATTTACTAAGTTAGCTCAGATGACTAATAAAGAAGAAGCGGCTCGAAAGATTATTAAAAGTTGGGCTGAAAGGGAGTTTGCTCAAGATTGGCGGTTAAAGGATGTCTATCAGGGAGTTACAATTAAAGTTGGTGATAATCTTACTACTGGTCACTTAAGCCCTTCTAAGAGGGCTAATAGTAGAACTGACCAACCTCTTCACGCCCAATATATTATGGAAGGAAGAGAGGATGAAACTGACTTTTTAGATAGATTAGAGGGTTTAAAAGAAGAGACTGATAATGTAATTTTTGTTGCTGGTTCGGCTCTAGGAGAAGGGTCTTCTCGAAAATCAGCTACTTATACTATGCTGCAGATTTTAGGTGAGCCGGTAGAAGGAGAACCAGAAAAGAAAGCTGGTGGAGTAGTAGTGGCTAAAAGCTTTGCTCCAATTTTCAAGAATTCTTTGATAGCTTCTGGGATTTTGCCGGTTGAATGTAATACGGATGATATTAACGAAGGAGATAAGTTAGAAATAGATATTGATAATAGGGAGTTAATTATCAATGGAGATCAGGAATTAGAAATTGAATTACCAATTTCTTTTAAATTAAATAAGATAGCCGCTGGCGGGATGACTTATTTTGACGCCGGTAATGAACTACAGAAATGGGCTGCAGAGTACTGTCGAAAGAATGGAATTGAATTTGATGAAAGCAAATTACCTGACCAAGTTTGTGAGGAAGATGAAAAGCCGCCTCAAACATTAGCTCAAAAGATTGTAGGGATGAATAGATTAGATGGAAAGGATACTATTTTGCCTGGTGAAACTGCTACAGTACAGATTAGAGGAGTTTATTCTCAGGATACAACAGGTCCGATGACACTTGATGAGTATCAATCAATGGCTGGTGGAGATTTTGGAGCTGAATTTGTAGTTCAGTCGCTGTGTCATACAGGTGAATGTCCATCAACAGAAGAAAGAAATAGACATCAGTTTATTGATGATTTTGTAACTGAACGTGGCGGTGTCTGTCTTGAACCAGGAGAAGGTATCATTCATACTATCGGAAATCGTTTTGTATTACCAACGGATGTAATTGTCGGAGGGGATTCTCATACTCGAACTCCTCGGGGAGTTTCATTTCCTGCTGCTTCAGATATTGTAGCTGGAGCTATGAAGTATGGAAAGCAGGATTTGACGATGGATGAATCGGTTAGAGTTATCTTTAAAGGAGAGCCTAAGGAAGGTATTACAGCACGGGATTTAGTTTCTACTTTAGTTACTTATGCTAAAAAGACAGTTGGTAAGGACGTATATAATGGTCGAATTATTGAGATGGAAGGCGTTGAGTTTTTGAATGCGGATGAGCGGTATATCTTAACTAATGCTGTGGCTGAAAGAAGTGCTTCAGCTGGAGTTATTCCATCAGATGAAAAAACTCTAGAAGCTATAGAGAATAATCTAGAGTATCTTAAATCTAGGCCTGATTCTGATACTTCTCCTTCAGTTAAGAATGCTATTTCAGCTATAGAAGAATTTTTGGCTGATCCGATCTTGCTTGAAGCTGATGAAGATGCTGAATATGCAGCTACAATTGAGATTCCACTAAATGAAGTGGAGGAACCATTAGTTGCTAAACCGCATCATCCAGATAACGTAGCTCCAATCTCAGAAGTAGCAGGAACTGAACTGGATGAAGTATTTATCGGTAGTTGTGTTGGGGGCGATCTAGAAGGTATTAGAGCTGCAGCCAGAATTGTTGATAGCTACAGGGTGCCTCATGATGTTAATTTTGTTGTTTCACCAGCAGCTAGAGATATTTATAATAGGTTGGCTCAAGATGGTAGTTTAGCTAAATTAACAGCAGCTGGAGCGACAATTATTATGCCAGGCTGTGGGCTCTGTATGGGAAATAAACGAAGGATTGGTTCTGGAGCAGTTGCTTTAACAACAACGACTCGGAATTATCAATCTCGTATTGGTCCAGCTGATTCTAGAACTTATCTTGGAAGCGCCTATGTAGCTGCTATGGCAGCAGTGTTGGGGAAACTTCCAACAGTTGAAGAATATTTTGAACTGTTGGAAATATAG
- the nagB gene encoding glucosamine-6-phosphate deaminase has translation MRLQVLEDYEEMSVKAASIVASQVTLKPDSNLGLATGSTPLGMYNNLIKMYKKNLINFKEVVTFNLDEYVGLPADHPQSYHYYMFDNFFDKVNIPPEKIYIPSGVGDDLKQICKKYDQSINSHGGIDLQVLGIGKNGHIGFNEPDNKLRTNTHVVKLTEETINDNSRFFDSIDDVPKKAISMGMSSIMKSKKILLLASGEQKAEAIKKAINGEITTEHPASLLQLHSDVIILVDKNAAKLLATTNT, from the coding sequence ATGAGATTACAAGTTTTAGAAGATTATGAAGAAATGAGTGTTAAAGCTGCTAGTATTGTTGCTAGCCAAGTTACCTTAAAGCCGGATTCTAATTTAGGATTGGCTACAGGATCTACTCCTTTAGGTATGTATAATAATTTAATTAAAATGTATAAAAAAAATTTAATTAACTTTAAGGAAGTGGTTACTTTTAATTTAGATGAGTATGTAGGGTTACCTGCTGATCATCCTCAAAGTTATCATTATTATATGTTTGATAACTTTTTTGATAAAGTAAATATTCCTCCAGAAAAAATATATATTCCTTCGGGAGTAGGAGATGATTTAAAGCAAATTTGTAAAAAATATGATCAAAGCATTAATAGTCATGGAGGGATTGATTTACAAGTTCTAGGGATTGGGAAGAATGGTCATATTGGATTTAATGAGCCAGATAATAAATTAAGAACAAATACCCATGTTGTAAAATTAACAGAAGAGACTATTAATGATAATAGCCGATTCTTTGATTCAATAGATGATGTTCCTAAAAAAGCAATTTCAATGGGAATGAGTTCAATTATGAAGTCTAAAAAAATCCTATTATTAGCTAGTGGAGAACAAAAAGCAGAAGCAATTAAGAAAGCAATAAATGGAGAAATTACAACAGAACATCCTGCTTCACTATTGCAATTGCACTCAGATGTTATTATTTTAGTTGATAAGAATGCAGCTAAATTGTTAGCAACGACAAATACTTAA
- a CDS encoding HPr family phosphocarrier protein, producing the protein MVEQKVVVQNETGLHARPASLLIEAANNYSAEVQLVYKNQEVNAKSVMRVMSLGIGQGAEVTIRAEGNEEEDAVEELVELIKSGFGE; encoded by the coding sequence ATGGTTGAGCAAAAAGTAGTAGTGCAAAATGAGACAGGACTTCATGCTAGACCTGCTTCTTTACTAATAGAAGCAGCTAATAATTATTCAGCTGAAGTACAACTTGTTTATAAGAACCAAGAAGTAAATGCTAAAAGTGTTATGAGAGTAATGAGTTTAGGTATCGGTCAAGGTGCTGAAGTTACTATTAGAGCTGAGGGTAATGAAGAAGAAGATGCAGTTGAAGAATTAGTAGAATTGATTAAAAGTGGCTTTGGTGAATAA
- the pfkB gene encoding 1-phosphofructokinase, protein MILTLTLNPAVDINYKLDKLKLNGVTRCSDVTKTAGGKGLNVSRVISLAGEDVCATGFLGGSNGELIKKHLKEQGLANQFVEISGATRNCIAMLHDNQQTEILETGPAISKLEQNKFIDEFQELLTNCEIIAASGSLPQGIATDFYAQLVDIANQNNKKFILDTSGQALKEALPAKPYLIKPNQEELEQLFNQQITKQFELITALEELKKYKIPIIVISLGAEGLLAADKNKIYKIIPPQIDLSNPVGSGDATIAGFAVGLKRGWGIEEVLKYGCTLGTLNAREEKTGYINSDKIEDYLAQIKLEVIKEL, encoded by the coding sequence ATGATACTAACTTTAACCTTAAATCCAGCAGTTGATATTAACTATAAGTTAGATAAGTTAAAGCTTAATGGAGTTACAAGATGTAGTGATGTTACTAAAACTGCTGGGGGCAAGGGGCTTAATGTTAGTAGAGTTATCTCTTTAGCTGGTGAGGATGTTTGTGCTACTGGTTTTTTAGGCGGTAGTAATGGAGAACTGATAAAAAAGCATTTAAAGGAGCAGGGATTAGCTAATCAATTTGTTGAGATTAGTGGTGCTACTAGAAATTGTATTGCAATGCTTCATGATAATCAGCAAACAGAAATTTTAGAAACTGGTCCTGCAATTTCAAAGTTAGAGCAGAATAAGTTTATAGATGAATTTCAAGAGTTATTAACTAACTGTGAGATAATAGCTGCTTCTGGTAGTTTACCACAGGGAATTGCAACAGATTTTTATGCTCAGTTAGTAGATATTGCTAATCAAAATAATAAAAAATTTATTTTAGATACAAGTGGTCAAGCTCTTAAAGAAGCATTACCTGCTAAACCTTATTTAATTAAACCCAATCAAGAAGAATTAGAACAGCTATTTAATCAACAAATAACTAAGCAATTTGAATTAATAACAGCCTTAGAAGAATTGAAAAAGTATAAGATCCCAATAATTGTGATTTCACTAGGTGCAGAAGGATTATTAGCTGCTGATAAAAATAAGATTTATAAGATAATCCCACCTCAAATTGATCTTAGCAACCCAGTAGGTTCAGGTGATGCAACAATTGCTGGATTTGCAGTTGGCTTAAAAAGAGGTTGGGGAATAGAAGAAGTGTTGAAGTATGGCTGTACCTTGGGAACTTTAAATGCTAGGGAAGAAAAAACAGGTTATATTAATTCAGATAAAATTGAAGATTATTTAGCTCAAATTAAGCTAGAAGTAATTAAAGAGTTATAA